From the Acidimicrobiia bacterium genome, one window contains:
- a CDS encoding glycine--tRNA ligase, producing MPADFDTIVNLAKKRGFVFQSSEIYGGLRSAYDYGPLGVEMLRNVKEQWWHSMVRTRDDVVGIDTAVIQAPEVWEASGHVASFTDPLVECRNCNSRHRLDKLEDADQCPTCGMRGTFTEPRQFNLMFRTQMGPVEDAGEQVYLRPETAQGIFINFENVRRTARMKLPFGIAQIGKAFRNEITPGQFVFRTREFEQMEMEYFCHPKDAETWFRYWVDERRRWYTDLGMSEEALRLREHEKDELSHYSAGTFDVEYRFPWGWDELEGIANRTDFDLKAHAEHSGKDLMYFDQDTDDRFYPYVIEPAAGATRTTFAFLIDAYDEEDVKGEIRVVMRLDSRLSPIKVAVLPLSKKSELIEVSERLAAELRPRWTVEHDVTQAIGRRYRRQDEIGTPYCVTIDFDTLEDHQVTVRDRDTMAQDRVSLDKVGDYLGERL from the coding sequence ATGCCCGCCGACTTCGACACGATCGTCAACCTCGCCAAGAAGCGGGGATTCGTCTTCCAGTCGTCGGAGATCTACGGGGGCCTACGGTCGGCGTACGACTATGGGCCGCTCGGTGTGGAGATGCTCCGCAACGTCAAGGAGCAGTGGTGGCATTCGATGGTGCGGACCCGCGACGACGTGGTCGGGATCGACACTGCGGTGATCCAGGCACCGGAGGTCTGGGAGGCGTCCGGCCACGTGGCATCGTTCACGGATCCCCTCGTCGAGTGCCGCAACTGCAACAGCAGGCATCGGCTCGACAAGCTCGAGGATGCCGACCAATGCCCGACGTGCGGCATGCGCGGCACGTTCACGGAGCCCAGGCAGTTCAACCTCATGTTCCGCACCCAGATGGGGCCGGTCGAGGACGCCGGCGAACAGGTGTACCTCCGCCCGGAGACCGCCCAGGGCATCTTCATCAACTTCGAGAACGTCCGGCGCACCGCGAGGATGAAGCTGCCGTTCGGCATCGCCCAGATCGGCAAGGCCTTTCGGAACGAGATCACACCCGGCCAGTTCGTCTTCCGAACCCGCGAGTTCGAACAGATGGAGATGGAGTACTTCTGCCATCCGAAGGACGCCGAGACGTGGTTCCGCTACTGGGTCGACGAGCGCAGGCGCTGGTACACCGACCTCGGGATGAGCGAGGAGGCGCTGCGGCTGCGCGAGCACGAGAAGGACGAGCTCTCGCACTACTCGGCCGGCACGTTCGACGTCGAGTACCGCTTCCCGTGGGGCTGGGACGAGCTGGAGGGCATCGCCAACCGGACGGACTTCGACCTCAAGGCACACGCCGAACACTCCGGCAAGGACCTCATGTACTTCGACCAGGACACAGACGACCGCTTCTACCCGTATGTCATCGAGCCGGCTGCCGGAGCGACGCGAACGACGTTTGCCTTCCTCATCGACGCCTACGACGAGGAGGACGTGAAGGGCGAGATCAGGGTGGTGATGCGCCTCGACAGCCGCCTCTCCCCGATCAAGGTTGCGGTGCTCCCGCTTTCCAAGAAGTCCGAGCTCATCGAGGTCTCCGAGCGGTTGGCGGCCGAGCTACGACCGCGGTGGACCGTCGAGCACGACGTCACCCAAGCGATCGGGCGGAGATACAGGCGCCAGGACGAGATCGGCACGCCGTACTGCGTGACGATCGACTTCGACACGCTCGAGGATCACCAGGTCACCGTGCGCGATCGGGACACGATGGCGCAGGATCGGGTCTCACTCGACAAGGTCGGCGACTACCTGGGTGAGCGGCTC
- a CDS encoding multicopper oxidase domain-containing protein — protein sequence MAESRSFTGQGKLFDIFVILAVVLAIGVVVVAGISAARGETTVAAQPDGDGAAPTVEGQAITAHVSLSEYKITGDLMVPPGHIQLAVHNDGSAEHNLIVQGIGGTDGNIQSGASETVDLGELGQGTYQLICSVAGHEASGMHAVLTVQSGAPTPTGEGTRGGEDTDWAALDQAMMDSILAFPAETEGKGNQPLEPAILEDGTKQFDLTVAITPWEVEPGRVVDAWTYNGQVPGPAIRVDVGDNVQVVVHNELPMGTDVHWHGIATPFAMDGVAPITQELIDSGEDFTYEFEARAPAIGMYHAHHHGQMQVTNGLFGTFIIGDTPIPYGQTISGVTIPEDLEISQEIPLVLNDAGVIGFSLNGKSFPATEPYVVSEGDWIAAHYYNEGLQVHPMHQHQFKQLVFAKDGVPLDHPYWADTVLVAPGERYSVLMHPDETGIWVWHCHILTHVEREEGMFGMVTALIVEVA from the coding sequence GTGGCGGAGTCTCGCTCGTTCACAGGCCAGGGCAAGCTGTTCGACATCTTCGTGATCCTCGCGGTCGTGCTGGCGATCGGTGTCGTCGTCGTGGCCGGTATCAGCGCGGCGCGAGGTGAGACGACGGTCGCCGCGCAGCCGGACGGCGACGGGGCAGCACCCACGGTCGAAGGCCAGGCGATCACGGCACACGTCTCACTCTCCGAGTACAAGATCACCGGTGACCTCATGGTCCCGCCGGGCCACATCCAGCTGGCCGTCCACAACGACGGCAGCGCCGAGCACAACCTCATCGTCCAGGGCATCGGCGGCACCGACGGCAACATCCAGAGCGGCGCAAGCGAGACCGTCGACCTCGGCGAGCTCGGCCAAGGCACGTATCAGCTCATCTGCAGCGTCGCCGGGCACGAGGCGTCCGGTATGCATGCGGTCCTGACCGTGCAGTCGGGGGCGCCGACGCCGACCGGCGAGGGGACGCGCGGTGGCGAGGACACCGACTGGGCGGCTCTCGACCAGGCGATGATGGACAGCATCCTCGCCTTCCCTGCCGAGACGGAGGGCAAAGGGAACCAGCCGCTCGAGCCGGCGATCCTGGAGGACGGGACGAAGCAGTTCGACCTCACCGTCGCCATCACGCCGTGGGAGGTCGAGCCGGGGCGGGTCGTCGATGCCTGGACGTACAACGGACAGGTTCCGGGCCCTGCGATCAGGGTCGACGTGGGCGACAACGTGCAGGTCGTCGTGCACAACGAGCTCCCCATGGGCACCGACGTTCACTGGCACGGCATCGCGACCCCGTTCGCCATGGATGGCGTCGCCCCGATCACCCAGGAGCTCATCGACTCCGGTGAGGACTTCACGTACGAGTTCGAGGCTCGCGCCCCGGCCATCGGCATGTACCACGCCCATCACCACGGCCAGATGCAGGTGACGAACGGGCTCTTCGGGACGTTCATCATCGGCGACACGCCGATCCCGTACGGGCAGACGATCTCGGGCGTGACGATTCCAGAAGATCTCGAGATCTCGCAGGAGATACCGCTCGTGCTCAACGACGCAGGCGTCATCGGCTTCTCGCTCAACGGAAAGTCGTTCCCGGCCACCGAGCCGTACGTGGTCAGCGAGGGAGACTGGATCGCCGCCCACTACTACAACGAGGGTCTCCAAGTGCACCCGATGCACCAGCACCAGTTCAAGCAGCTCGTCTTCGCCAAGGACGGTGTTCCGCTCGATCATCCGTATTGGGCCGACACGGTGCTCGTCGCCCCGGGCGAGCGGTACTCGGTGCTGATGCACCCGGACGAGACCGGGATCTGGGTGTGGCATTGCCACATCCTCACGCACGTCGAGCGTGAGGAGGGCATGTTCGGCATGGTGACCGCCCTCATCGTCGAGGTGGCGTGA
- the uppS gene encoding polyprenyl diphosphate synthase: MSDQGEYAPGVDRARVPRHVALIMDGNGRWAEARGYPRTAGHAQGEPALFDVIDGARLLGVEWLTAYTFSTENWTRSADEVEFLMHFNADVLERRRDQLHAANTRIIFIGDRHDPRVPDALRSRIASAESLTEHNTGMTTVFAFNYGGRSELVAAARAIAQQAAAGGLSSVDEKVFASHLSVPDMPDVDLVIRSSGEHRTSNFLPWQAAYAEYVFSPVLWPDFDREVLAACIEEYQARERRFGKA, translated from the coding sequence ATGTCTGACCAGGGCGAATACGCTCCCGGCGTCGACCGCGCCCGCGTCCCGAGGCACGTGGCGCTGATCATGGACGGCAACGGCCGATGGGCGGAGGCGAGGGGCTACCCGAGGACAGCCGGCCACGCCCAGGGGGAGCCGGCGCTCTTCGACGTCATCGACGGTGCCCGGCTCCTCGGCGTCGAGTGGCTCACGGCGTACACGTTCTCCACGGAGAACTGGACCCGGTCGGCCGACGAGGTCGAGTTCCTCATGCACTTCAACGCAGACGTGCTGGAGCGGCGCCGCGACCAACTCCACGCCGCCAACACCCGGATCATCTTCATCGGTGACCGCCACGACCCTCGCGTGCCTGATGCGCTCCGGTCCCGGATCGCTTCGGCTGAGAGCCTCACCGAGCACAACACCGGCATGACGACCGTGTTCGCATTCAACTACGGGGGCCGCTCCGAGCTCGTCGCAGCCGCCAGGGCGATCGCCCAGCAAGCGGCAGCGGGCGGGCTGTCATCCGTCGACGAGAAGGTGTTCGCCTCCCACCTCTCCGTGCCGGACATGCCGGACGTCGACCTCGTCATCCGCAGCTCCGGTGAACATCGCACGTCGAACTTCCTCCCGTGGCAGGCGGCCTACGCCGAGTACGTGTTCAGCCCGGTGCTCTGGCCGGACTTCGACAGGGAGGTACTGGCGGCGTGCATCGAGGAGTACCAGGCCAGGGAGCGCCGCTTCGGCAAGGCCTGA
- the recO gene encoding DNA repair protein RecO — translation MALRHDQGIVLRSYPFGEADRVVVLLSPNRGKLRTVAKGVRKTRSRFGGRLEPFSHVDLVLYEGRNLDTITQVSLIEPFHRLRNDLDRVVAAGTMVEVADAVSAEGESSVRLFLLLQRGLRALDTVTEPHPDLVTSFLLKSAGTVGLAPALEACAGCGRREELSRFSFPSGGVLCERCRTPGAYALRAGLTGYLAAVAAADLAALPAVDPHLSRDAMGVARRFLEYHLERRLESLAVLDV, via the coding sequence ATGGCGTTGCGACACGACCAGGGGATAGTGCTGCGCTCCTATCCGTTCGGAGAGGCCGACCGTGTCGTGGTTCTGCTGAGCCCCAATCGAGGGAAGCTCCGTACCGTCGCCAAGGGTGTCAGGAAGACCAGGAGCCGGTTTGGGGGGCGCCTCGAGCCGTTCTCCCACGTCGACCTGGTGCTCTACGAGGGCCGCAACCTCGACACGATCACTCAGGTATCCCTCATCGAGCCGTTCCATCGACTCCGCAACGACCTCGACCGGGTCGTCGCCGCCGGGACGATGGTCGAGGTGGCGGACGCCGTCTCGGCGGAAGGCGAGTCGTCGGTGCGGCTGTTCCTCCTGCTGCAGCGGGGTTTGCGTGCTCTCGACACCGTCACAGAACCGCACCCCGACCTGGTCACCTCGTTCCTCCTCAAGTCGGCGGGGACGGTGGGTCTGGCGCCGGCGCTCGAGGCGTGCGCAGGATGCGGGCGCCGAGAAGAGCTGAGCCGGTTCAGCTTTCCCTCCGGCGGGGTGCTCTGCGAGCGGTGCCGCACCCCCGGCGCCTACGCGTTGCGAGCCGGTCTGACGGGCTACCTGGCTGCGGTAGCTGCCGCCGATCTCGCTGCTCTCCCGGCTGTCGATCCTCACCTCTCGAGGGACGCGATGGGCGTGGCGAGACGGTTCCTCGAGTACCACCTCGAGAGGCGGCTCGAGAGCCTGGCGGTGCTCGATGTCTGA
- a CDS encoding 4a-hydroxytetrahydrobiopterin dehydratase, producing MTRLDDESRGVFLEEHPDWALEGESISRTFVRRDFRDAMGFVTQVALAAEVADHHPDIDIRWNKVTLVLSTHSEGVLTERDTSLASAIDEL from the coding sequence ATGACGCGACTCGACGACGAATCCCGCGGCGTGTTCCTCGAGGAGCACCCGGACTGGGCGCTCGAGGGCGAGTCGATCAGCAGGACGTTCGTGCGCAGGGACTTCAGGGACGCGATGGGCTTCGTGACACAGGTGGCGCTCGCCGCCGAGGTCGCCGACCACCATCCGGACATCGACATCCGATGGAACAAGGTGACGCTCGTTCTCAGCACCCATTCGGAGGGCGTCCTCACGGAGCGTGACACGTCACTTGCTTCGGCGATCGACGAGCTCTAG
- a CDS encoding sigma-70 family RNA polymerase sigma factor, translating to MTTALPTEDADLVVLARRGGVDAFAILYERYFAEIFDFLTRLLRDRDEAADVAQDTFVKAFERLGHLKNPASFKSWLFTIAHRNALNRIKRSKRAVAVGGFTDVEVEERISLAIITVDLTDDPVHQVEVREAAEIVWEAAAGLDERTYTVMDLHVRHGLDSAEIAEVLGVSKGNAYTMVSRMKKSVSDTMATYLLVRKGRRDCEGLAAIVNAHGGPELTPELRRSVDKHARECGVCHENRRTLFVPLKLFAALAAVPVPIGLQESIWGSAAATAAAGAAASAAATIGTNGASGAGGATAAGAGATGAAAGTATTAATAGTATTAAAAAVATTAVVGAGAQSIAGIAAGVLLLVAAAAGGIAVITSDDVPAGPAAIDRVADPSSDTTVLAGGTGPVVGDDGETTDTTVGSGDPAVDPPATDEPRSPLPPLVTRDDVVVVAEDTTAVIDVLANDGGAGVPGISMAIGDAPRSGTATAGESAITYRPAPDFNGQDTLTYTVTRPEGDTASATVRISVTPVNDAPRLVDAPSFSVAEDSVLRIDPLAGIVDPEGDPIEITGFDRFTAQGGVVASGVTAYVPADDFFGSDSFTYQVSDGEATLTVPVSVTVEGRNDAPRHGALEVSGREDVDISFDALSGWYDIEGDPVSMATSGELITEQGGTATISAAGSVIYRPPPNHNGADSFVYDVTDGVAIASGTMAIDLAPVNDAPTASDLRVSVDEGLGSGSTVGSLSASDIDGDELTFVVTDGDTDWLAVDDDGVVTASRTLNHEESAALELRGNVVDPSGAHAGFVVAVAVGDVPEPPLLDDHAFSIEAGAAPNTVVGTVVARDEDEGDSVSYAILDDPNEVLKIDAASGQVTLARRGLGRFFPLTVRIRAADTTGNSTIAQLTVTARDVEGPRLSRPLVDNYVVYEALGPGQACPLGPNRARIGVRVSDPSGIDSVVLDWSAVFNGSRVTGVTAMAFDDPYATGSFTFEAGLVPEGERTTLEATIVATDGAGNRSRSGTIVITVRSCDVGG from the coding sequence ATGACAACTGCGCTACCGACCGAGGACGCCGACCTCGTCGTGCTCGCCCGCCGGGGCGGTGTCGATGCGTTCGCGATCCTCTACGAGCGCTACTTCGCGGAGATCTTCGACTTCCTCACGAGGCTGCTCCGCGATCGCGACGAAGCCGCCGACGTCGCCCAGGACACCTTCGTGAAGGCGTTCGAGCGCCTCGGCCACCTCAAGAACCCCGCTTCTTTCAAGAGCTGGCTCTTCACCATCGCTCACCGCAACGCCCTCAATCGCATCAAGCGCTCCAAGAGGGCGGTGGCCGTCGGCGGGTTCACGGATGTCGAGGTCGAGGAACGGATATCGCTCGCCATTATCACCGTCGACCTCACCGACGATCCGGTGCACCAGGTCGAGGTTCGTGAGGCGGCCGAGATCGTCTGGGAGGCGGCGGCCGGGCTCGACGAGCGCACGTACACGGTGATGGACCTCCACGTCAGGCACGGTCTCGACAGCGCCGAGATAGCCGAGGTGCTCGGTGTCTCCAAGGGCAACGCCTACACGATGGTGAGCCGCATGAAGAAGTCGGTGTCGGACACCATGGCGACGTACCTGCTCGTGCGGAAGGGTCGTCGCGACTGCGAGGGGCTGGCCGCCATCGTGAACGCCCACGGGGGACCGGAGCTGACTCCAGAGTTGCGCAGGTCCGTCGACAAGCACGCCAGGGAGTGCGGCGTCTGCCACGAGAACCGCAGGACGCTGTTCGTGCCCCTGAAGCTGTTCGCTGCATTGGCGGCGGTGCCCGTTCCCATCGGGCTTCAGGAATCGATCTGGGGCTCCGCCGCGGCCACTGCGGCAGCGGGCGCCGCAGCAAGCGCCGCCGCCACGATCGGCACCAATGGAGCGTCGGGTGCAGGGGGGGCCACGGCAGCCGGCGCCGGGGCGACAGGCGCGGCGGCGGGTACCGCGACGACCGCGGCGACGGCCGGGACCGCGACGACCGCCGCGGCGGCGGCCGTCGCCACGACCGCGGTGGTCGGCGCCGGGGCGCAGAGCATCGCCGGGATCGCTGCCGGGGTGCTGCTCCTCGTGGCCGCCGCAGCAGGCGGCATCGCCGTGATCACGTCGGACGACGTTCCGGCCGGTCCGGCCGCCATCGATCGCGTCGCCGACCCGAGCTCCGACACGACCGTTCTCGCAGGCGGCACCGGACCGGTCGTGGGAGACGACGGGGAGACGACCGACACCACCGTCGGCTCAGGCGACCCTGCCGTCGATCCGCCCGCCACCGACGAGCCCCGGTCGCCGCTGCCACCGCTCGTCACCCGCGACGACGTGGTGGTCGTTGCCGAGGACACCACGGCCGTCATCGATGTCCTGGCCAACGATGGCGGCGCCGGTGTGCCGGGCATCTCGATGGCGATCGGGGACGCTCCTCGCAGTGGGACCGCCACCGCCGGCGAGTCCGCCATCACATACCGTCCGGCACCCGACTTCAACGGACAGGACACTCTCACCTACACCGTGACGCGCCCGGAGGGTGACACGGCATCGGCAACCGTGCGGATCTCCGTCACACCGGTGAACGACGCACCGCGACTGGTCGACGCACCATCGTTCTCGGTTGCCGAGGACTCGGTCCTCCGCATCGATCCGCTCGCCGGGATCGTCGATCCCGAGGGCGATCCCATAGAGATCACCGGGTTCGACCGCTTCACCGCCCAGGGAGGAGTGGTCGCCTCAGGCGTGACGGCATACGTGCCCGCCGACGATTTCTTCGGCAGCGACTCGTTCACGTACCAGGTCTCGGATGGCGAGGCGACCCTGACCGTGCCGGTGAGCGTGACGGTCGAGGGGCGCAACGACGCGCCGCGCCACGGGGCACTCGAAGTGTCCGGCCGCGAGGACGTCGACATCTCGTTCGACGCGCTCTCCGGCTGGTACGACATCGAGGGCGATCCCGTGAGCATGGCCACGTCGGGTGAGCTCATCACTGAACAGGGTGGAACCGCGACTATCTCGGCGGCGGGATCTGTCATCTATCGGCCGCCGCCGAATCACAACGGCGCCGACTCCTTCGTGTACGACGTCACGGACGGCGTTGCCATCGCCTCGGGGACGATGGCGATCGATCTCGCTCCGGTGAACGACGCGCCCACCGCGAGCGACTTGCGGGTCTCCGTCGACGAGGGGCTCGGGAGCGGGTCCACCGTCGGGTCCCTGTCGGCGAGCGACATCGACGGCGACGAGCTCACCTTCGTGGTGACCGACGGTGACACGGACTGGTTGGCCGTCGATGACGATGGCGTCGTCACTGCCTCGAGAACCCTCAACCACGAGGAGTCGGCGGCGCTCGAGCTGCGCGGAAACGTCGTCGACCCCAGTGGGGCGCATGCCGGATTCGTCGTGGCGGTGGCGGTCGGTGACGTGCCGGAGCCGCCCCTCCTCGACGACCACGCCTTCTCGATCGAGGCGGGGGCCGCTCCCAACACGGTGGTCGGAACGGTGGTCGCCCGCGACGAGGACGAGGGGGATTCGGTTTCCTATGCGATCCTCGACGATCCCAACGAGGTCTTGAAGATCGACGCGGCGTCCGGGCAGGTCACGCTGGCGAGGCGAGGCCTCGGGCGGTTCTTCCCGCTCACGGTGCGGATCAGAGCCGCGGACACGACCGGCAACTCGACAATCGCTCAACTCACCGTGACTGCCCGCGACGTCGAGGGGCCCCGGCTCAGCAGACCTCTCGTCGACAACTACGTCGTGTACGAGGCGCTCGGCCCTGGTCAGGCGTGCCCGCTGGGCCCGAACAGGGCCCGCATCGGCGTGAGGGTCAGCGACCCGTCGGGGATCGACTCCGTCGTGCTCGACTGGTCGGCGGTCTTCAATGGCAGCCGGGTGACGGGCGTCACCGCCATGGCGTTCGACGATCCGTATGCCACCGGCTCGTTCACCTTCGAGGCGGGCCTGGTTCCCGAGGGGGAACGGACGACGCTCGAAGCGACCATCGTGGCGACGGATGGAGCCGGCAACCGGAGTCGTTCCGGGACCATCGTGATCACGGTGAGGTCGTGCGACGTCGGCGGCTAG
- the era gene encoding GTPase Era — MTRSGFVAVVGRPNVGKSTLVNSLVGTKVAITSSRPQTTRNTVRGVLTRGDAQLVFVDTPGLHKPRTALGERLNRLVHGTLAETDGALFVLDASQRIGPGDRLVAERLAASSAPVVVAVNKVDKATREQVVEQLAEAAEWDFAGYVPVSALHGEGLEPILSEFLDLVPEGPFFFPPDVTSDQADEQLAAELIREKFLERLRDELPHSLAVVVDEIETRQSGLVYVGASIFVEKTSHKGMVIGKGGALLRAVGTEAREELERLFGAQVFVELRVKVEADWQRRDHALDRLGY, encoded by the coding sequence ATGACCCGGTCCGGGTTCGTGGCTGTGGTCGGTCGGCCCAACGTCGGCAAGTCGACCCTCGTCAACAGCCTCGTCGGGACGAAGGTCGCCATCACGTCTAGCCGCCCGCAGACCACCCGCAACACCGTGCGCGGCGTGCTCACCCGCGGCGACGCCCAGCTCGTGTTCGTCGACACCCCCGGTTTACACAAGCCGCGTACCGCGCTCGGAGAGCGTCTCAATCGCCTGGTCCACGGCACCCTGGCGGAAACGGACGGCGCCTTGTTCGTGCTCGACGCATCGCAGCGCATCGGCCCGGGCGATCGCCTCGTCGCCGAGCGGCTCGCCGCCTCGTCCGCTCCGGTCGTCGTTGCGGTCAACAAGGTCGACAAGGCGACGAGAGAGCAAGTGGTCGAACAGCTCGCCGAGGCGGCCGAGTGGGACTTCGCCGGGTACGTGCCCGTGTCGGCACTGCACGGCGAGGGGTTGGAACCGATCCTCTCCGAGTTCCTCGATCTCGTGCCCGAGGGGCCCTTCTTCTTCCCGCCGGACGTGACGAGCGACCAAGCGGACGAGCAACTCGCCGCCGAGCTCATTCGTGAGAAGTTCCTGGAGCGGCTGCGCGACGAGCTGCCGCACTCTCTCGCCGTGGTCGTCGACGAGATCGAGACGCGCCAGTCCGGCCTCGTCTACGTCGGGGCGTCGATCTTCGTCGAGAAGACGTCACACAAGGGGATGGTCATCGGTAAGGGTGGAGCGCTTCTCCGTGCGGTCGGCACCGAGGCGAGAGAGGAGTTGGAGCGACTCTTCGGTGCCCAGGTGTTCGTGGAACTGCGCGTCAAGGTCGAGGCCGACTGGCAGCGACGCGACCACGCACTCGACCGGCTCGGGTACTGA
- a CDS encoding hemolysin family protein translates to MTTLALAFAVILVGLTSVIRAAGASLVRTPRADALHDAAEGDERAALVAELLDDRPRIQPALAAYHTGLLVAAAMPASWALARLLDGWPLLVALVIVGILFVFIGDLIPRIVGRSRPRVLAYRFAGLLHHAVTFGEAAADFISDLDEDEHEEVEDVDTEDDERERELITSVLEFTDTLVREVMVPRTDMITIRADDSTDEALDLVIAEGRSRVPVVGEGIDDVVGVLYARDLLELLDRGEGPISARDVMRPAYLVPESKRVAELLREMQGNRVHMAIVVDEFGGTSGLVTIEDLLEELVGEIVDEYDSEEPMVTELGSGEFLVDARLGVDQLAAIIGSDLPADEWDTVGGLVLSLAGRVPREGEAFELDHHVFVADRVQGRRVARVRLTPRR, encoded by the coding sequence ATGACGACCCTCGCTCTGGCCTTCGCGGTGATCCTCGTCGGTCTCACCTCCGTCATCCGGGCGGCGGGCGCATCGCTCGTCCGCACGCCACGGGCCGACGCGCTCCACGACGCCGCCGAAGGCGACGAGCGGGCGGCGCTCGTCGCCGAGCTGCTCGACGACCGTCCCCGCATCCAGCCGGCGCTCGCCGCCTATCACACGGGACTGCTCGTGGCGGCGGCAATGCCCGCCTCGTGGGCGCTCGCTCGCCTGCTCGACGGGTGGCCGCTGCTCGTCGCCCTCGTGATCGTCGGGATCCTCTTCGTTTTCATCGGCGACCTCATCCCGCGGATCGTCGGGAGATCGCGCCCCCGCGTCCTCGCCTATCGGTTCGCAGGGCTGCTGCACCACGCGGTGACGTTCGGCGAGGCGGCGGCGGACTTCATCTCCGACCTCGACGAGGACGAGCACGAAGAGGTGGAGGACGTCGACACCGAAGACGACGAGCGGGAGCGCGAGCTGATCACCTCCGTCCTCGAGTTCACGGACACGCTCGTTCGCGAGGTCATGGTCCCGAGAACCGACATGATCACCATCCGAGCAGACGACTCGACGGACGAGGCGCTCGACCTGGTGATCGCCGAGGGCCGCTCCAGGGTGCCCGTCGTCGGCGAGGGCATCGACGACGTGGTCGGCGTGCTCTACGCACGCGACTTGCTCGAGCTCCTGGACAGGGGAGAGGGTCCGATATCGGCGAGGGACGTGATGCGCCCCGCCTACCTCGTGCCGGAGTCGAAGCGGGTCGCCGAGCTGCTCAGGGAGATGCAGGGAAATCGGGTGCACATGGCCATCGTCGTCGACGAGTTCGGCGGGACCTCCGGCCTCGTCACGATCGAGGACCTCCTCGAGGAGCTGGTCGGCGAGATCGTCGACGAGTACGACTCGGAGGAGCCCATGGTCACCGAGCTCGGCTCAGGCGAGTTCCTCGTCGACGCTCGCCTCGGCGTCGACCAGCTCGCTGCCATCATCGGCTCGGACCTCCCGGCCGACGAGTGGGACACCGTCGGCGGACTGGTGCTGAGCCTTGCGGGTCGGGTGCCGCGTGAAGGCGAGGCCTTCGAGCTCGACCACCACGTCTTCGTGGCCGATCGGGTCCAAGGGCGCCGGGTCGCCAGGGTGCGGCTCACGCCGCGTCGATGA
- the ybeY gene encoding rRNA maturation RNase YbeY has protein sequence MSVQFADEQDDPLEPGQLVELAERVLAAELCPEGTEVSLTMVDEQAMSEHNERHLGKLGATDVLSFPIEDLSPGVPPQRVPGGPPPVLGDVLVCPAVVRANAAAGAVRFEDEMALMVVHGLLHLLGYDHVDDAEAELMEGRERELLASAGRVKPS, from the coding sequence ATGAGCGTCCAGTTCGCGGACGAGCAAGACGACCCTCTCGAACCCGGACAACTCGTGGAGCTGGCTGAGCGTGTCCTGGCGGCGGAGCTGTGCCCCGAAGGCACGGAGGTCTCGCTCACGATGGTCGACGAGCAGGCGATGTCGGAACACAATGAGCGGCACCTCGGGAAGCTGGGAGCCACGGATGTTCTCTCGTTCCCGATCGAGGACCTCTCGCCGGGGGTGCCGCCGCAGCGGGTGCCTGGGGGGCCGCCTCCGGTGCTCGGTGACGTGCTCGTCTGCCCGGCAGTCGTTCGTGCCAACGCCGCGGCAGGCGCGGTACGCTTCGAGGACGAGATGGCGCTGATGGTGGTCCACGGGCTCCTCCACTTACTGGGCTACGACCACGTCGATGACGCCGAGGCGGAGTTGATGGAGGGTCGGGAGCGAGAGCTGCTCGCCTCGGCCGGCCGGGTGAAGCCCTCATGA